A genomic segment from Phragmites australis chromosome 6, lpPhrAust1.1, whole genome shotgun sequence encodes:
- the LOC133921719 gene encoding uncharacterized protein LOC133921719, with protein MDQGMELKGCVCRIKSCAVELLSMEEDLVTDLDDDLWDLNRRDLQLKATFLYIDLSRVISRSEGEEHRKALTLLSNEFFYFMDELGDAVASRSVSVVKVCYGDVARALREVVAAVTPPAAV; from the exons ATGGATCAGGGGATGGAGCTGAAGGGGTGCGTTTGCCGGATCAAGAGCTGCGCCGTTGAGCTTCTGTCTATGGAGGAGGATCTCGTGACTGATCTGGACGATGACCTGTGGGATTTGAACAGGAGGGACCTCCAGCTCAAGGCCACCTTCCTGTACATTGACCTGAGCCGTGTGATCTCCCGCAGCGAAGGCGAGGAGCACAGGAAGGCGCTCACCCTTCTCTCCAACGAGTTCTTCTACTTCATGGATGAG CTGGGTGACGCCGTGGCGAGCCGGAGCGTCTCCGTCGTGAAGGTGTGCTACGGCGACGTGGCTCGGGCCCTGCGCGAGGTGGTCGCCGCCGTTACGCCGCCGGCAGCAGTATGA